The Corynebacterium suranareeae genome window below encodes:
- the dnaE gene encoding DNA polymerase III subunit alpha: MAKHSSFVHLHNHTEFSMLDGMAKIDMLADEVKAQGMPAVGITDHGNMYGSNPFYRKMTEMGIKPIIGIETYMAPESRFKKERVRWGEPHQKSDDVSGSGAYLHQTMLAENTTGLRNLFYLSSMASYEGQLGKWSRMDADIIAEHAEGIIATTGCPSGDVQTRLRLGQFDEALEAAAMWQDIYGRDNYFLELMDHGLDIETRVRSELLEIGRKLNLPPLVTNDCHYVLESQAQAHEAMLCVQTGKTLHDEDRFKFGGTGYYVKSAEQMRALWDDMVPDGCDNTLWIAERVQDYSEIWEEHSHDRMPIADVPEGYTPTTWLHHEVMAGLEDRFPGQQVPQDYIERAEYEISVIDMKGYPSYFLIVAELIKHARSVGIRVGPGRGSAAGALVAYALTITNIDPMEHGLLFERFLNPERPSAPDIDIDFDDRRRGEMIRYAADRWGEDKIAQVITFGTVKTKQALKDSARVQMGQPGYQVADRVIKELPPAIMAKDIPLSGITDPEHPRYNEAGAVRQLIETDPDVKRIYETARGLEGVVRQSGVHACAVIMSSVPLLDCIPMWKRPADGALITGWDYPACEAIGLLKMDFLGLRNLTVIGDAIENIKANRDGEILDLENLAIEDEETYKLLGRGETLGVFQLDSGGMQELLKRMQPTGFNDIVAALALYRPGPMGVNAHWDYADRKNGRKPIIPIHPELEEALEEILGETYGLIVYQEQIMKISQKVANYTAGQADGFRKAMGKKKPEVLEKEFANFEAGMKANGYSAEAIKTLWDTILPFAGYAFNKSHAAGYGLVSFWTAYLKAHYAPEYMAALLTSVGDNKDKSAIYLADCRHLGIRVLSPDINESTLNFLPVGTDIRYGLGAIRNVGAEVVDSILETREEKGLFKDFSDYLDKIDTLPCNKRITESLIKAGAFDSLGHPRKGLMLVFEDAVDSVIATKKAADKGQFDLFAAFDSDSNEDVASFFQITVPDEEWDRKHELALEREMLGLYVSGHPLDGYEDAIAAQVDTALTTIVAGELKHGAEVTVGGIISGVDRRFSKKDGSPWAIVTIEDHNGASVELLVFNKVYSIVGSMIVEDNIILAKAHISIRDDRMSLFCDDLRVPELGPGNGQGLPLRLSMRTDQCTMSNIAKLKQVLVDNKGDSDVYLNLIDGDNSTVMILGDHLRVNRSASLMGDLKATMGPGILG; the protein is encoded by the coding sequence ATGGCCAAGCACTCCTCATTTGTACATCTTCATAATCACACCGAGTTTTCCATGCTTGATGGAATGGCCAAGATCGACATGTTGGCCGATGAGGTTAAAGCCCAAGGTATGCCTGCGGTTGGTATTACTGATCACGGCAATATGTATGGCTCTAACCCGTTTTATCGCAAGATGACAGAAATGGGTATCAAGCCCATCATTGGCATTGAAACCTATATGGCACCCGAGTCTCGCTTTAAAAAAGAGCGTGTGCGTTGGGGTGAACCACACCAAAAATCAGACGATGTATCTGGTTCGGGTGCGTATCTGCACCAAACCATGCTTGCAGAAAACACCACAGGTTTAAGAAATCTCTTCTACCTGTCTTCAATGGCATCTTATGAAGGTCAGTTGGGTAAATGGTCACGCATGGATGCCGATATCATCGCGGAACACGCCGAAGGAATCATTGCCACCACAGGCTGCCCATCGGGTGATGTGCAAACACGCCTGCGATTGGGCCAATTTGATGAAGCACTTGAAGCAGCTGCGATGTGGCAAGACATCTATGGCCGGGACAATTACTTCCTTGAGCTGATGGACCACGGCTTAGATATTGAAACCCGAGTGCGCAGTGAATTGCTAGAGATCGGCCGCAAGCTCAACTTGCCACCACTTGTCACCAATGACTGCCACTACGTGCTGGAATCACAGGCTCAAGCCCACGAGGCGATGTTGTGCGTGCAAACTGGCAAAACGCTTCACGACGAAGACCGTTTCAAATTCGGAGGAACCGGCTATTACGTGAAGTCCGCAGAGCAAATGCGTGCGCTGTGGGACGATATGGTTCCTGACGGCTGCGATAACACACTGTGGATTGCAGAACGCGTGCAGGATTACAGCGAAATCTGGGAAGAGCACTCGCACGACCGCATGCCGATTGCGGATGTGCCAGAAGGCTATACCCCAACCACGTGGCTGCACCATGAAGTGATGGCCGGTTTGGAAGACCGCTTCCCAGGCCAGCAAGTACCTCAGGACTATATTGAACGCGCTGAGTATGAGATCTCGGTGATTGATATGAAGGGATACCCTTCCTACTTCCTTATCGTTGCTGAGCTGATCAAGCATGCTCGCTCCGTTGGTATCCGTGTGGGACCTGGTCGTGGTTCTGCGGCGGGCGCGTTGGTTGCTTATGCGCTAACGATCACCAACATTGACCCGATGGAACATGGTTTGCTGTTCGAGCGATTCCTCAACCCGGAACGACCATCTGCTCCCGATATTGATATCGACTTCGATGATCGTCGCCGTGGAGAAATGATCCGTTATGCGGCAGACCGCTGGGGTGAAGACAAGATCGCCCAGGTGATCACTTTCGGTACCGTGAAAACGAAGCAGGCGCTTAAAGACTCCGCTCGTGTGCAAATGGGACAACCAGGTTACCAAGTTGCTGACCGCGTCATTAAAGAGCTTCCACCTGCCATCATGGCAAAGGACATTCCTTTGTCTGGAATCACCGATCCAGAACACCCGCGGTACAACGAAGCCGGTGCTGTGCGACAGCTCATTGAAACTGATCCAGATGTAAAACGCATCTATGAAACCGCACGAGGCCTAGAAGGTGTCGTGCGCCAGTCCGGTGTGCATGCATGTGCCGTCATTATGTCCTCAGTTCCTCTACTGGACTGTATCCCCATGTGGAAACGCCCCGCAGATGGTGCGTTGATTACTGGATGGGACTATCCAGCATGTGAAGCTATCGGCCTGTTGAAGATGGACTTCCTAGGTCTTCGAAACCTTACCGTCATTGGTGATGCCATTGAAAACATCAAGGCAAACCGTGACGGTGAAATTCTTGATCTGGAAAACCTCGCCATCGAAGATGAAGAAACCTACAAACTTCTTGGACGCGGTGAAACCCTCGGCGTGTTCCAGCTCGATAGTGGTGGCATGCAGGAGCTGCTGAAACGAATGCAGCCTACCGGCTTCAATGACATTGTTGCCGCGCTTGCACTGTATCGACCAGGACCTATGGGTGTGAATGCACACTGGGACTACGCAGACCGTAAAAACGGTAGGAAACCCATTATTCCCATCCACCCGGAGCTTGAAGAAGCACTGGAAGAAATCCTCGGCGAAACCTATGGTCTGATTGTGTACCAGGAGCAGATCATGAAGATTTCTCAAAAGGTCGCAAATTACACTGCTGGTCAGGCAGATGGTTTCCGTAAAGCCATGGGTAAGAAAAAGCCAGAAGTGCTGGAAAAGGAGTTCGCCAACTTCGAAGCCGGCATGAAAGCCAATGGCTATTCCGCTGAAGCAATCAAAACCTTGTGGGATACCATCCTGCCATTCGCAGGATATGCGTTTAACAAGTCTCACGCTGCAGGTTATGGTTTGGTGTCGTTCTGGACTGCGTACCTCAAGGCTCACTACGCGCCAGAATATATGGCTGCACTGTTGACCTCTGTGGGTGATAACAAGGACAAGTCAGCTATCTATCTTGCCGACTGCCGCCACTTAGGTATTCGCGTTCTTTCACCTGATATCAATGAGTCAACATTGAACTTCCTTCCCGTAGGAACCGATATTCGCTATGGCCTGGGAGCTATTCGAAATGTCGGTGCAGAAGTTGTGGATTCCATTTTGGAAACCCGCGAAGAAAAAGGGTTGTTCAAGGACTTCTCCGACTACTTGGACAAAATTGACACCTTGCCCTGCAACAAGCGCATTACGGAATCACTGATTAAAGCCGGAGCTTTTGATTCATTAGGACATCCACGAAAAGGCCTTATGTTGGTCTTTGAAGATGCCGTAGATTCTGTTATCGCCACGAAGAAAGCCGCGGATAAGGGACAATTTGACCTGTTCGCAGCCTTTGACTCTGACTCTAACGAGGATGTCGCCAGCTTCTTCCAAATCACCGTTCCAGATGAGGAATGGGACCGTAAGCACGAACTTGCTCTTGAGCGAGAAATGCTTGGTCTGTATGTTTCCGGGCACCCACTAGACGGGTACGAAGACGCTATTGCAGCTCAGGTAGATACAGCGTTGACCACCATTGTGGCAGGTGAACTGAAACACGGTGCAGAAGTTACCGTCGGTGGCATTATCTCCGGTGTGGATCGTCGATTCTCTAAAAAGGATGGTTCCCCTTGGGCAATTGTCACCATTGAAGATCACAACGGTGCTTCCGTGGAACTGTTGGTGTTCAACAAGGTGTATTCCATTGTTGGCTCGATGATTGTGGAAGACAACATCATCCTGGCTAAGGCGCACATCTCTATCCGAGATGATCGTATGAGCTTGTTTTGTGATGATCTTCGCGTCCCCGAACTTGGTCCTGGAAATGGCCAAGGTTTGCCACTTCGACTATCGATGCGTACAGATCAGTGCACGATGTCTAATATCGCCAAGTTGAAGCAGGTGTTGGTGGACAACAAGGGTGACTCTGATGTGTATCTCAACCTCATTGACGGTGATAATTCCACTGTGATGATTTTGGGTGATCACTTAAGAGTTAATCGATCTGCAAGTTTGATGGGAGATTTGAAGGCAACGATGGGTCCGGGCATTCTCGGTTAG
- the rarD gene encoding EamA family transporter RarD has translation MIYGVIAYLGWGMFPAFFPLLLPAGPIEILAHRILWTAVLMTIITTITKGWKELRNADCGTWLRIVSASVFIAGNWLFYVIAVNSGHVTEAALGYFINPLVSVVFGIAFFKEQLRKFQISAVLIALGGVLVLTFLSGQPPYLALSLALTFGIYGALKKQVNMSAVGSLTAETLVLLPIAAGYLVWLEVSGGGTFFNNGGGHSALLMSSGLVTAIPLLMFALAAKAIPLSTVGMLQYLTPTMQMLWALFVVNETVEPMRWFGFVFIWIAVTIYITDSLLKNRQ, from the coding sequence ATGATCTACGGCGTTATTGCTTACTTGGGTTGGGGAATGTTCCCCGCATTTTTCCCACTCCTCCTCCCAGCAGGACCGATTGAGATTCTGGCACATCGAATCCTGTGGACCGCCGTATTGATGACCATCATTACCACCATTACTAAAGGATGGAAAGAGCTTAGAAATGCCGACTGTGGCACTTGGCTGCGGATCGTATCGGCGTCGGTGTTTATCGCCGGTAACTGGTTGTTCTATGTCATCGCCGTTAACTCCGGTCATGTCACCGAAGCAGCCTTGGGCTATTTTATTAACCCCTTGGTTAGCGTGGTGTTCGGCATTGCATTTTTCAAAGAACAATTACGAAAATTTCAGATCAGTGCCGTATTAATCGCCCTTGGTGGTGTGTTAGTACTGACATTTTTAAGCGGCCAGCCCCCATACTTAGCGCTGAGTTTGGCGTTAACGTTCGGTATTTACGGCGCATTGAAAAAGCAAGTAAATATGTCTGCGGTGGGTTCACTCACAGCGGAAACTCTGGTATTGCTTCCTATTGCTGCGGGATACTTGGTGTGGCTCGAGGTATCTGGCGGGGGCACGTTCTTTAACAATGGTGGTGGACACAGTGCTTTGTTGATGAGTTCTGGTTTAGTCACAGCAATTCCGCTGTTGATGTTCGCGCTGGCAGCAAAGGCAATTCCGCTATCAACAGTGGGCATGCTGCAATATCTCACCCCAACGATGCAGATGCTGTGGGCTCTATTTGTGGTTAATGAGACAGTGGAACCAATGCGTTGGTTTGGATTCGTTTTCATTTGGATCGCAGTTACTATTTACATCACAGATAGCCTACTTAAGAATCGACAATAG
- a CDS encoding transporter substrate-binding domain-containing protein has product MTKSNFRRAFYVTICSAFLYSCASFPVDSEGTLDRARGDELVVGISENKPWTQTSGTGRYSGIEVDLIEGFADTIDADVKWLNAPESVLAEKIEDGQLDLIIGGLSSSSPWSSHMALTRPYHKVDGEEKVMGIRRGENDLMMALERYLAHEFGEIR; this is encoded by the coding sequence ATGACTAAGTCCAACTTTCGGAGAGCCTTTTATGTAACAATTTGCTCTGCATTTCTCTACTCCTGCGCTTCCTTCCCTGTAGATTCGGAAGGCACTTTGGATCGTGCTCGCGGCGATGAACTCGTAGTTGGAATATCGGAAAACAAACCTTGGACACAGACTAGCGGAACTGGTAGATATTCAGGCATAGAAGTCGATCTTATTGAAGGCTTCGCAGACACAATCGATGCCGATGTGAAATGGCTTAATGCCCCAGAATCAGTACTGGCCGAGAAAATCGAAGATGGCCAGCTTGATCTAATTATTGGGGGGTTATCTTCTTCATCTCCTTGGTCTTCTCATATGGCACTGACTCGCCCTTACCACAAAGTCGATGGAGAAGAAAAAGTTATGGGTATTAGGCGAGGAGAAAATGATCTCATGATGGCTTTGGAACGGTATCTCGCTCACGAGTTTGGTGAAATCAGATGA
- a CDS encoding cation transporter: protein MNSEGKDTRFSRRNEMPEKQRAALRKAIKLEWATIVWVLFSIVLVGVVAGQSQAMRSAWIEDILSLVPPIAFLLASRISKAVATRKHPYGKHRSIAIGHQAAAMALLIMGSLLIYEAVSALIKGERPPLGLVVLFGHDVWSGWLMIGVMISVSIPMVVIGRVKIHLAKDLHDKLLYADADMAKADWGTAVASTIGVLGIGLGFWWADAAAALVISASILRDGVINMKAAISDLGDGRAMTYDNSATHPLNDEVEKTALEMHWVKHTRARIRDQGRFFHTELFVEPVEGYAPTPEEITSLVKRIQDLDWKLQDVVVSIVEKTDRLQAPS, encoded by the coding sequence ATGAATTCAGAAGGCAAAGACACCCGATTTTCCAGGCGCAACGAGATGCCCGAGAAACAACGAGCGGCGCTGCGTAAGGCGATCAAGTTGGAATGGGCAACGATCGTATGGGTTCTTTTTTCGATCGTTTTGGTAGGTGTTGTCGCTGGTCAATCGCAGGCCATGCGAAGTGCATGGATTGAAGACATACTTTCTTTAGTACCACCTATCGCATTTCTTTTAGCCTCCCGGATTAGCAAAGCTGTGGCAACCAGAAAACATCCATACGGCAAGCACCGGTCGATTGCTATCGGCCACCAAGCTGCAGCAATGGCCCTCCTTATCATGGGAAGCCTTTTAATTTATGAAGCGGTATCTGCACTGATCAAGGGAGAAAGGCCACCGTTGGGTTTAGTTGTTTTATTTGGCCATGACGTATGGTCAGGTTGGTTAATGATCGGGGTTATGATCTCCGTGTCAATCCCGATGGTGGTTATAGGGCGAGTAAAAATACACTTAGCTAAAGATCTTCACGACAAACTGCTCTATGCAGACGCGGATATGGCCAAGGCTGACTGGGGCACAGCAGTCGCTAGCACAATAGGCGTGCTCGGAATAGGGCTGGGTTTTTGGTGGGCGGACGCAGCTGCAGCTCTAGTAATATCAGCTTCAATTCTCAGAGATGGCGTGATAAATATGAAAGCTGCTATATCTGACTTGGGTGATGGACGAGCCATGACTTATGACAATTCCGCCACTCACCCTTTAAATGATGAGGTAGAAAAGACTGCCCTGGAAATGCATTGGGTCAAACACACTCGCGCTAGGATACGCGACCAAGGCCGCTTTTTCCACACAGAGCTATTTGTCGAACCAGTAGAAGGATACGCACCTACTCCGGAAGAAATAACTTCTCTAGTTAAGCGAATCCAAGACCTGGACTGGAAGCTGCAAGATGTCGTAGTTTCCATCGTCGAAAAAACCGACCGGCTTCAGGCCCCATCCTAA
- a CDS encoding SDR family oxidoreductase → MISLLNDPRTLFPKVDPPKQRQPEPGLDIKLSPEADIGLSSYQGNGRLKGRKALITGGDSGIGAAVAIAYAREGADVAIAYLPEEQADADRVLQAIEETGQKAFSFPGDLRDPEYCRSLVQETVNALGGLDILVNNASRQVWAPGLTDITDENFDQTLQVNLYGSFRVTKAAIPHLKPGSSIIFTSSIQAYQPSETLLDYAMTKAALNNLSKGLASSLIGDGIRVNSVAPGPFWTPLQPSHGQPQEKIEGFGKQAPIGRAGHPVELAGAYVFLASDEASYVVGETLGVTGGTPTP, encoded by the coding sequence GTGATTTCATTGCTAAATGATCCACGTACGCTATTCCCGAAAGTCGACCCCCCAAAGCAACGCCAGCCGGAACCAGGCCTCGATATAAAACTTTCCCCCGAAGCTGATATTGGCCTCTCCAGTTATCAAGGGAATGGAAGGCTTAAGGGTCGCAAGGCTCTTATCACTGGTGGCGATTCTGGGATCGGAGCTGCCGTAGCAATTGCTTACGCTCGCGAGGGGGCAGATGTTGCGATCGCTTACTTGCCCGAAGAACAAGCCGATGCTGACAGAGTGCTCCAAGCAATCGAGGAAACAGGTCAAAAAGCTTTTTCTTTCCCTGGTGATCTCCGTGATCCAGAATATTGTCGCTCGCTGGTCCAAGAGACGGTGAACGCTTTAGGTGGCCTAGACATCTTGGTCAACAATGCGTCACGTCAGGTGTGGGCACCTGGTTTGACGGATATTACCGACGAAAACTTCGACCAGACTTTGCAGGTTAACCTCTATGGTAGTTTCCGAGTTACCAAAGCAGCTATACCTCATCTGAAGCCCGGATCATCGATAATCTTTACATCGTCGATTCAGGCGTACCAACCTTCGGAAACCCTATTGGATTACGCTATGACTAAGGCGGCATTGAACAATTTGTCAAAGGGCTTGGCAAGTAGTCTGATAGGCGATGGCATTCGGGTGAATTCTGTAGCCCCAGGTCCTTTCTGGACGCCGTTGCAACCCAGCCATGGTCAGCCCCAAGAGAAAATAGAAGGATTTGGCAAGCAGGCTCCGATTGGAAGAGCGGGTCACCCTGTTGAGTTGGCGGGTGCGTACGTTTTTCTCGCTTCTGATGAAGCCAGCTATGTGGTAGGAGAAACCCTGGGAGTAACTGGTGGGACGCCTACCCCATAG
- a CDS encoding FAD/NAD(P)-binding protein, translating into MGGGKPLFKVAIIGGGPRGLWAAEELLALARERGASIDLHVFNDGLGVAYQPDQPEEWLINVRSSTITTQFSDFSQWLQKHNVDSSFPPRRLVGEFLEESWDALLEYVPHGCSLTMHTKHVDTIKPCGKTSERWLVQEQAFDEILLATGHAHDWPGSLSQEDFPESVRLIASPYPANNLDGIKSTDRVLVRGAALTFIDITRVCSPAVFIPITRTGKLMIPKPDVTDLYLEDLLNEGSEEIRSAKDLSELSTVLKEVSSQIQERAGKKDEEWGMGATWRELYPSIVERASYEGRDSLKGFDHLAREMERLAFGPPPESFEYLQELVKSGVVDITHLHRGQEPLADLVRELEITVVIDAVIPPPGVVPGTLVHNLVKEGYARIRPGTRGLDVGADGTVKGQQHLAAVGRMTEDVVLGNDTLSRSLHDIIPKWARRVVRDASTYPNKVHGIPPLPARLEPWAEKLTSDPATCRHLIEEFGSPVNVLHSGSMPRNINELVDAGIEMGVDTRIFFARKANKGLTFVDAVKDAGHGVDVASERELSQVLNRGVPGERIILSAAIKPDRLLTLAIENGVIISVDSRDELDRIAALVGDRVARVAPRVAPDPGVLPPTRFGERATDWGNRLTEVTPGVDIVGLHVHLHGYAAKDRALALQECCQLVDSLRECGHSPQFIDLGGGVPMSYIESEEDWIRYQSAKSATSAGYAKSFTWKDDPLSNTYPFYQTPVRGNWLKDVLSKGVAQMLIDRGLRLHLEPGRSLLDGCGVTLAEVAFVKTRSDGLPLVGLAMNRTQCRTTSDDFLIDPLHITSGDAGEEIEAYLVGAYCIEDELILRRRIRFPRGVKPGDIIGIPNTAGYFMHILESASHQIPLAKNVVWPEGQLDDIDADLDITIR; encoded by the coding sequence ATGGGTGGAGGAAAACCTTTGTTCAAGGTAGCTATCATTGGTGGCGGGCCGCGCGGGTTGTGGGCTGCTGAAGAATTACTCGCTCTTGCTAGGGAGAGAGGAGCCAGCATTGATCTTCATGTTTTTAATGATGGTCTTGGTGTGGCATATCAACCTGATCAGCCTGAAGAATGGCTGATAAATGTACGATCTTCCACGATTACCACACAGTTCAGCGACTTCAGTCAATGGCTACAAAAACACAATGTAGATTCATCTTTCCCACCTCGACGATTAGTAGGGGAGTTCCTGGAAGAATCTTGGGATGCGCTTCTTGAATATGTACCTCACGGGTGTTCTCTTACGATGCACACTAAACATGTAGACACAATCAAACCCTGCGGTAAAACGAGTGAACGTTGGTTAGTGCAGGAACAAGCGTTTGATGAAATTCTTTTAGCTACTGGACATGCACACGATTGGCCTGGATCCTTATCGCAAGAAGATTTCCCCGAGTCAGTACGCCTGATCGCATCTCCTTATCCTGCTAATAATCTAGACGGGATCAAGTCCACAGACAGAGTGTTGGTGCGTGGGGCAGCTCTCACTTTCATCGACATCACTCGAGTATGCTCACCGGCCGTATTCATTCCAATAACCCGCACAGGGAAACTAATGATACCGAAGCCCGACGTGACTGACTTATATTTAGAGGACCTCTTAAATGAGGGTTCGGAAGAGATTCGGTCCGCCAAGGATCTTTCCGAACTTAGTACAGTTCTAAAAGAGGTTTCCTCCCAAATTCAGGAACGAGCTGGGAAAAAAGATGAAGAATGGGGAATGGGGGCCACTTGGCGGGAGCTGTACCCAAGCATCGTGGAACGCGCTTCCTACGAAGGGCGTGACAGCTTGAAGGGGTTTGATCACTTAGCCCGGGAAATGGAAAGACTAGCCTTCGGCCCACCACCCGAAAGTTTTGAATACCTCCAAGAACTCGTAAAATCCGGAGTGGTAGACATCACTCACCTGCATCGTGGTCAGGAACCACTGGCAGATTTGGTTCGTGAACTTGAAATAACCGTGGTGATAGACGCAGTTATTCCCCCACCGGGAGTAGTGCCAGGCACATTGGTGCACAATTTGGTAAAAGAGGGATATGCCAGAATTCGTCCTGGGACCCGGGGGTTAGATGTAGGGGCTGACGGCACAGTTAAAGGGCAACAACATTTAGCTGCAGTCGGACGGATGACGGAAGATGTGGTTTTGGGTAATGACACATTGTCGCGGTCGTTGCATGACATAATCCCGAAGTGGGCTCGGCGAGTTGTCCGCGACGCGAGTACGTATCCCAATAAGGTGCATGGTATTCCACCGCTTCCGGCGCGGTTGGAACCCTGGGCGGAAAAGCTCACTTCAGATCCGGCCACATGCCGCCACCTGATTGAAGAATTTGGGAGTCCTGTGAATGTGCTCCATTCAGGTTCTATGCCTCGTAATATAAATGAGTTGGTCGACGCCGGCATTGAGATGGGGGTGGATACTCGAATATTTTTTGCCCGCAAAGCGAATAAGGGTCTTACCTTCGTCGATGCCGTTAAAGACGCCGGTCATGGTGTAGATGTAGCCAGTGAACGAGAATTATCTCAGGTGCTTAATCGTGGAGTCCCAGGAGAGCGGATCATTCTATCCGCAGCTATCAAACCGGACAGACTATTGACATTAGCGATCGAAAATGGCGTGATCATCTCTGTGGATTCGCGTGATGAATTAGATCGCATTGCGGCGTTGGTTGGTGACCGCGTTGCACGAGTTGCGCCTCGAGTAGCTCCAGATCCTGGAGTCTTACCTCCAACTAGATTTGGTGAGCGAGCCACAGACTGGGGTAATCGACTTACCGAGGTGACACCCGGCGTGGATATTGTGGGTCTTCACGTTCATCTTCATGGCTATGCTGCAAAAGACCGTGCTCTGGCTCTGCAGGAATGTTGCCAACTCGTCGATTCTCTCAGAGAATGCGGGCATTCCCCTCAGTTTATTGACCTCGGCGGAGGGGTCCCTATGAGTTACATTGAATCTGAGGAAGATTGGATCCGTTATCAATCCGCTAAATCTGCGACTTCAGCCGGGTATGCTAAATCCTTTACGTGGAAAGATGATCCGTTATCTAATACGTACCCGTTCTATCAGACCCCAGTGCGCGGTAATTGGTTGAAAGACGTGCTTTCTAAGGGGGTAGCTCAGATGCTCATTGACCGGGGATTGCGGTTACACCTAGAGCCTGGTCGAAGTCTACTAGATGGGTGTGGCGTCACTCTTGCTGAAGTTGCTTTTGTGAAAACCCGTAGTGACGGGTTGCCTTTAGTGGGGCTGGCTATGAACCGAACGCAGTGCCGGACTACATCCGATGATTTTCTCATTGATCCCCTGCATATCACTAGCGGTGATGCAGGTGAAGAAATCGAAGCATATCTAGTGGGTGCCTACTGCATCGAAGACGAGCTGATTTTACGCCGACGGATCCGCTTCCCGAGAGGAGTTAAACCAGGAGATATCATCGGAATTCCTAACACTGCAGGATATTTCATGCACATCTTGGAAAGTGCATCGCACCAAATCCCGTTGGCGAAAAATGTAGTGTGGCCGGAGGGGCAGTTAGACGATATTGATGCGGATTTAGACATAACCATTCGCTAA